In Polyodon spathula isolate WHYD16114869_AA chromosome 11, ASM1765450v1, whole genome shotgun sequence, one genomic interval encodes:
- the LOC121323571 gene encoding cyclic AMP-responsive element-binding protein 1 isoform X6, producing MAGAHATSTGPTVTLVQLPNGQTVQVHGVIQAAQPSVIQSPQVQTVQVSTDNCVYISTIAESEDSQESVDSVTDSQKRREILSRRPSYRKILNDLSSDAPGVPRIEEEKSEEDSSTPAITTVTVPTPIYQTSTGQYIAITQGGAIQLANNGTDGMQGLQTLTMSNAAAAQPGTTILQYAQTSDGQQILVPSNQVVVQAASGDVQAYQIRTAPTSTIAPGVVMASSPALPTHQTAEEATRKREVRLMKNREAARECRRKKKEYVKCLENRVAVLENQNKTLIEELKALKDLYCHKSD from the exons ATGGCAGGGGCTCACGCTACATCTACAGGCCCCACCGTGACTCTTGTTCAGCTCCCAAACGGACAGACGGTTCAGGTGCATGGGGTCATACAGGCTGCACAACCCTCAGTCATCCAGTCTCCGCAGGTTCAGACAGTGCAGGTGAGCACTGACAACTGTGTCTAT ATTTCTACGATTGCTGAGAGCGAGGATTCCCAGGAGTCGGTGGACAGTGTGACAGACTCTCAGAAACGCAGAGAGATCCTCTCGAGACGGCCCTCCTACAG AAAAATCCTGAATGATCTTTCATCCGACGCCCCAGGAGTTCCCCGGATTGAGGAAGAGAAATCAGAAGAGGATTCGTCCACTCCTGCCATCACCACGGTGACTGTGCCAACACCAATATACCAGACCAGCACCGGGCAATACA ttgCTATCACACAGGGAGGTGCCATTCAGCTGGCTAACAATGGCACTGATGGAATGCAGGGGCTGCAGACACTGACCATGAGCAATGCGGCTGCAGCTCAGCCCGGTACTACAATCTTACAGTACGCACAGACCTCTGATGGGCAGCAGATACTGGTGCCCAGTAACCAGGTAGTTGTGCAAG CTGCCTCCGGGGATGTCCAGGCCTATCAGATCCGCACTGCTCCCACCAGCACCATCGCCCCGGGCGTGGTCATGGCGTCCTCCCCAGCACTGCCCACTCACCAGACAGCAGAGGAAGCGACTCGCAAGAGAGAAGTGCGCCTCATGAAAAACAG GGAGGCGGCGCGGGAGTGTCGCAGGAAGAAAAAGGAGTACGTGAAATGTCTGGAGAACCGGGTGGCTGTGTTGGAAAACCAGAACAAAACGTTGATTGAAGAACTTAAAGCACTTAAAGACCTCTACTGCCATAAATCAGATTAA
- the LOC121323571 gene encoding cyclic AMP-responsive element-binding protein 1 isoform X3 yields MTMESGAETQRGGEAAVTESENQQIGVQAQPQIATLAQVSMAGAHATSTGPTVTLVQLPNGQTVQVHGVIQAAQPSVIQSPQVQTVQVSTDNCVYISTIAESEDSQESVDSVTDSQKRREILSRRPSYRKILNDLSSDAPGVPRIEEEKSEEDSSTPAITTVTVPTPIYQTSTGQYIAITQGGAIQLANNGTDGMQGLQTLTMSNAAAAQPGTTILQYAQTSDGQQILVPSNQVVVQAASGDVQAYQIRTAPTSTIAPGVVMASSPALPTHQTAEEATRKREVRLMKNREAARECRRKKKEYVKCLENRVAVLENQNKTLIEELKALKDLYCHKSD; encoded by the exons ATGACCATGGAATCTGGAGCAGAGACTCAGCGGGGTGGCGAGGCTGCTGTCACAGAGTCAGAAAACCAGCAGATTGGAGTGCAGGCACAGCCACAGATTGCAACGCTGGCACAG gtgtCCATGGCAGGGGCTCACGCTACATCTACAGGCCCCACCGTGACTCTTGTTCAGCTCCCAAACGGACAGACGGTTCAGGTGCATGGGGTCATACAGGCTGCACAACCCTCAGTCATCCAGTCTCCGCAGGTTCAGACAGTGCAGGTGAGCACTGACAACTGTGTCTAT ATTTCTACGATTGCTGAGAGCGAGGATTCCCAGGAGTCGGTGGACAGTGTGACAGACTCTCAGAAACGCAGAGAGATCCTCTCGAGACGGCCCTCCTACAG AAAAATCCTGAATGATCTTTCATCCGACGCCCCAGGAGTTCCCCGGATTGAGGAAGAGAAATCAGAAGAGGATTCGTCCACTCCTGCCATCACCACGGTGACTGTGCCAACACCAATATACCAGACCAGCACCGGGCAATACA ttgCTATCACACAGGGAGGTGCCATTCAGCTGGCTAACAATGGCACTGATGGAATGCAGGGGCTGCAGACACTGACCATGAGCAATGCGGCTGCAGCTCAGCCCGGTACTACAATCTTACAGTACGCACAGACCTCTGATGGGCAGCAGATACTGGTGCCCAGTAACCAGGTAGTTGTGCAAG CTGCCTCCGGGGATGTCCAGGCCTATCAGATCCGCACTGCTCCCACCAGCACCATCGCCCCGGGCGTGGTCATGGCGTCCTCCCCAGCACTGCCCACTCACCAGACAGCAGAGGAAGCGACTCGCAAGAGAGAAGTGCGCCTCATGAAAAACAG GGAGGCGGCGCGGGAGTGTCGCAGGAAGAAAAAGGAGTACGTGAAATGTCTGGAGAACCGGGTGGCTGTGTTGGAAAACCAGAACAAAACGTTGATTGAAGAACTTAAAGCACTTAAAGACCTCTACTGCCATAAATCAGATTAA
- the LOC121323571 gene encoding cyclic AMP-responsive element-binding protein 1 isoform X1: MQAQPQIATLAQVQIGVQAQPQIATLAQVQIGMQAQPQIATLAQVQIGVQAQPQIATLAQVQIGVQAQPQIATLAQVQIGMQAQPQIATLAQVSMAGAHATSTGPTVTLVQLPNGQTVQVHGVIQAAQPSVIQSPQVQTVQVSTDNCVYISTIAESEDSQESVDSVTDSQKRREILSRRPSYRKILNDLSSDAPGVPRIEEEKSEEDSSTPAITTVTVPTPIYQTSTGQYIAITQGGAIQLANNGTDGMQGLQTLTMSNAAAAQPGTTILQYAQTSDGQQILVPSNQVVVQAASGDVQAYQIRTAPTSTIAPGVVMASSPALPTHQTAEEATRKREVRLMKNREAARECRRKKKEYVKCLENRVAVLENQNKTLIEELKALKDLYCHKSD, translated from the exons ATGCAGGCACAGCCACAGATTGCAACGCTGGCACAGGTACAGATAGGAGTGCAGGCACAGCCACAGATTGCAACGCTGGCACAGGTACAGATTGGAATGCAGGCACAGCCACAGATTGCAACGCTGGCACAGGTACAGATAGGAGTGCAGGCACAGCCACAGATTGCAACGCTGGCACAGGTACAGATAGGAGTGCAGGCACAGCCACAGATTGCAACGCTGGCACAGGTACAGATTGGAATGCAGGCACAGCCACAGATTGCAACGCTGGCACAG gtgtCCATGGCAGGGGCTCACGCTACATCTACAGGCCCCACCGTGACTCTTGTTCAGCTCCCAAACGGACAGACGGTTCAGGTGCATGGGGTCATACAGGCTGCACAACCCTCAGTCATCCAGTCTCCGCAGGTTCAGACAGTGCAGGTGAGCACTGACAACTGTGTCTAT ATTTCTACGATTGCTGAGAGCGAGGATTCCCAGGAGTCGGTGGACAGTGTGACAGACTCTCAGAAACGCAGAGAGATCCTCTCGAGACGGCCCTCCTACAG AAAAATCCTGAATGATCTTTCATCCGACGCCCCAGGAGTTCCCCGGATTGAGGAAGAGAAATCAGAAGAGGATTCGTCCACTCCTGCCATCACCACGGTGACTGTGCCAACACCAATATACCAGACCAGCACCGGGCAATACA ttgCTATCACACAGGGAGGTGCCATTCAGCTGGCTAACAATGGCACTGATGGAATGCAGGGGCTGCAGACACTGACCATGAGCAATGCGGCTGCAGCTCAGCCCGGTACTACAATCTTACAGTACGCACAGACCTCTGATGGGCAGCAGATACTGGTGCCCAGTAACCAGGTAGTTGTGCAAG CTGCCTCCGGGGATGTCCAGGCCTATCAGATCCGCACTGCTCCCACCAGCACCATCGCCCCGGGCGTGGTCATGGCGTCCTCCCCAGCACTGCCCACTCACCAGACAGCAGAGGAAGCGACTCGCAAGAGAGAAGTGCGCCTCATGAAAAACAG GGAGGCGGCGCGGGAGTGTCGCAGGAAGAAAAAGGAGTACGTGAAATGTCTGGAGAACCGGGTGGCTGTGTTGGAAAACCAGAACAAAACGTTGATTGAAGAACTTAAAGCACTTAAAGACCTCTACTGCCATAAATCAGATTAA
- the LOC121323571 gene encoding cyclic AMP-responsive element-binding protein 1 isoform X4, with translation MTMESGAETQRGGEAAVTESENQQIGVQAQPQIATLAQVSMAGAHATSTGPTVTLVQLPNGQTVQVHGVIQAAQPSVIQSPQVQTVQISTIAESEDSQESVDSVTDSQKRREILSRRPSYRKILNDLSSDAPGVPRIEEEKSEEDSSTPAITTVTVPTPIYQTSTGQYIAITQGGAIQLANNGTDGMQGLQTLTMSNAAAAQPGTTILQYAQTSDGQQILVPSNQVVVQAASGDVQAYQIRTAPTSTIAPGVVMASSPALPTHQTAEEATRKREVRLMKNREAARECRRKKKEYVKCLENRVAVLENQNKTLIEELKALKDLYCHKSD, from the exons ATGACCATGGAATCTGGAGCAGAGACTCAGCGGGGTGGCGAGGCTGCTGTCACAGAGTCAGAAAACCAGCAGATTGGAGTGCAGGCACAGCCACAGATTGCAACGCTGGCACAG gtgtCCATGGCAGGGGCTCACGCTACATCTACAGGCCCCACCGTGACTCTTGTTCAGCTCCCAAACGGACAGACGGTTCAGGTGCATGGGGTCATACAGGCTGCACAACCCTCAGTCATCCAGTCTCCGCAGGTTCAGACAGTGCAG ATTTCTACGATTGCTGAGAGCGAGGATTCCCAGGAGTCGGTGGACAGTGTGACAGACTCTCAGAAACGCAGAGAGATCCTCTCGAGACGGCCCTCCTACAG AAAAATCCTGAATGATCTTTCATCCGACGCCCCAGGAGTTCCCCGGATTGAGGAAGAGAAATCAGAAGAGGATTCGTCCACTCCTGCCATCACCACGGTGACTGTGCCAACACCAATATACCAGACCAGCACCGGGCAATACA ttgCTATCACACAGGGAGGTGCCATTCAGCTGGCTAACAATGGCACTGATGGAATGCAGGGGCTGCAGACACTGACCATGAGCAATGCGGCTGCAGCTCAGCCCGGTACTACAATCTTACAGTACGCACAGACCTCTGATGGGCAGCAGATACTGGTGCCCAGTAACCAGGTAGTTGTGCAAG CTGCCTCCGGGGATGTCCAGGCCTATCAGATCCGCACTGCTCCCACCAGCACCATCGCCCCGGGCGTGGTCATGGCGTCCTCCCCAGCACTGCCCACTCACCAGACAGCAGAGGAAGCGACTCGCAAGAGAGAAGTGCGCCTCATGAAAAACAG GGAGGCGGCGCGGGAGTGTCGCAGGAAGAAAAAGGAGTACGTGAAATGTCTGGAGAACCGGGTGGCTGTGTTGGAAAACCAGAACAAAACGTTGATTGAAGAACTTAAAGCACTTAAAGACCTCTACTGCCATAAATCAGATTAA
- the LOC121323571 gene encoding cyclic AMP-responsive element-binding protein 1 isoform X5, whose amino-acid sequence MQAQPQIATLAQVQIGVQAQPQIATLAQVQIGMQAQPQIATLAQVQIGVQAQPQIATLAQVQIGVQAQPQIATLAQVQIGMQAQPQIATLAQVSMAGAHATSTGPTVTLVQLPNGQTVQVHGVIQAAQPSVIQSPQVQTVQVSTDNCVYISTIAESEDSQESVDSVTDSQKRREILSRRPSYRKILNDLSSDAPGVPRIEEEKSEEDSSTPAITTVTVPTPIYQTSTGQYIAITQGGAIQLANNGTDGMQGLQTLTMSNAAAAQPGTTILQYAQTSDGQQILVPSNQVVVQDVVDELTDLSDGELLHTTHPSNNLV is encoded by the exons ATGCAGGCACAGCCACAGATTGCAACGCTGGCACAGGTACAGATAGGAGTGCAGGCACAGCCACAGATTGCAACGCTGGCACAGGTACAGATTGGAATGCAGGCACAGCCACAGATTGCAACGCTGGCACAGGTACAGATAGGAGTGCAGGCACAGCCACAGATTGCAACGCTGGCACAGGTACAGATAGGAGTGCAGGCACAGCCACAGATTGCAACGCTGGCACAGGTACAGATTGGAATGCAGGCACAGCCACAGATTGCAACGCTGGCACAG gtgtCCATGGCAGGGGCTCACGCTACATCTACAGGCCCCACCGTGACTCTTGTTCAGCTCCCAAACGGACAGACGGTTCAGGTGCATGGGGTCATACAGGCTGCACAACCCTCAGTCATCCAGTCTCCGCAGGTTCAGACAGTGCAGGTGAGCACTGACAACTGTGTCTAT ATTTCTACGATTGCTGAGAGCGAGGATTCCCAGGAGTCGGTGGACAGTGTGACAGACTCTCAGAAACGCAGAGAGATCCTCTCGAGACGGCCCTCCTACAG AAAAATCCTGAATGATCTTTCATCCGACGCCCCAGGAGTTCCCCGGATTGAGGAAGAGAAATCAGAAGAGGATTCGTCCACTCCTGCCATCACCACGGTGACTGTGCCAACACCAATATACCAGACCAGCACCGGGCAATACA ttgCTATCACACAGGGAGGTGCCATTCAGCTGGCTAACAATGGCACTGATGGAATGCAGGGGCTGCAGACACTGACCATGAGCAATGCGGCTGCAGCTCAGCCCGGTACTACAATCTTACAGTACGCACAGACCTCTGATGGGCAGCAGATACTGGTGCCCAGTAACCAGGTAGTTGTGCAAG atgttgttgatgagttgacagatctGTCTGATGGCGAACTTCTTCACACTACGCACCCTTCAAACAAtctggtgtaa
- the LOC121323571 gene encoding cyclic AMP-responsive element-binding protein 1 isoform X7, with amino-acid sequence MARYTTPNIAPMCCCCFMAASGDVQAYQIRTAPTSTIAPGVVMASSPALPTHQTAEEATRKREVRLMKNREAARECRRKKKEYVKCLENRVAVLENQNKTLIEELKALKDLYCHKSD; translated from the exons ATGGCCAGGTACACCACTCCTAACATAGCCCcgatgtgctgctgctgcttcatgg CTGCCTCCGGGGATGTCCAGGCCTATCAGATCCGCACTGCTCCCACCAGCACCATCGCCCCGGGCGTGGTCATGGCGTCCTCCCCAGCACTGCCCACTCACCAGACAGCAGAGGAAGCGACTCGCAAGAGAGAAGTGCGCCTCATGAAAAACAG GGAGGCGGCGCGGGAGTGTCGCAGGAAGAAAAAGGAGTACGTGAAATGTCTGGAGAACCGGGTGGCTGTGTTGGAAAACCAGAACAAAACGTTGATTGAAGAACTTAAAGCACTTAAAGACCTCTACTGCCATAAATCAGATTAA
- the LOC121323571 gene encoding cyclic AMP-responsive element-binding protein 1 isoform X2, with protein MQAQPQIATLAQVQIGVQAQPQIATLAQVQIGMQAQPQIATLAQVQIGVQAQPQIATLAQVQIGVQAQPQIATLAQVQIGMQAQPQIATLAQVSMAGAHATSTGPTVTLVQLPNGQTVQVHGVIQAAQPSVIQSPQVQTVQISTIAESEDSQESVDSVTDSQKRREILSRRPSYRKILNDLSSDAPGVPRIEEEKSEEDSSTPAITTVTVPTPIYQTSTGQYIAITQGGAIQLANNGTDGMQGLQTLTMSNAAAAQPGTTILQYAQTSDGQQILVPSNQVVVQAASGDVQAYQIRTAPTSTIAPGVVMASSPALPTHQTAEEATRKREVRLMKNREAARECRRKKKEYVKCLENRVAVLENQNKTLIEELKALKDLYCHKSD; from the exons ATGCAGGCACAGCCACAGATTGCAACGCTGGCACAGGTACAGATAGGAGTGCAGGCACAGCCACAGATTGCAACGCTGGCACAGGTACAGATTGGAATGCAGGCACAGCCACAGATTGCAACGCTGGCACAGGTACAGATAGGAGTGCAGGCACAGCCACAGATTGCAACGCTGGCACAGGTACAGATAGGAGTGCAGGCACAGCCACAGATTGCAACGCTGGCACAGGTACAGATTGGAATGCAGGCACAGCCACAGATTGCAACGCTGGCACAG gtgtCCATGGCAGGGGCTCACGCTACATCTACAGGCCCCACCGTGACTCTTGTTCAGCTCCCAAACGGACAGACGGTTCAGGTGCATGGGGTCATACAGGCTGCACAACCCTCAGTCATCCAGTCTCCGCAGGTTCAGACAGTGCAG ATTTCTACGATTGCTGAGAGCGAGGATTCCCAGGAGTCGGTGGACAGTGTGACAGACTCTCAGAAACGCAGAGAGATCCTCTCGAGACGGCCCTCCTACAG AAAAATCCTGAATGATCTTTCATCCGACGCCCCAGGAGTTCCCCGGATTGAGGAAGAGAAATCAGAAGAGGATTCGTCCACTCCTGCCATCACCACGGTGACTGTGCCAACACCAATATACCAGACCAGCACCGGGCAATACA ttgCTATCACACAGGGAGGTGCCATTCAGCTGGCTAACAATGGCACTGATGGAATGCAGGGGCTGCAGACACTGACCATGAGCAATGCGGCTGCAGCTCAGCCCGGTACTACAATCTTACAGTACGCACAGACCTCTGATGGGCAGCAGATACTGGTGCCCAGTAACCAGGTAGTTGTGCAAG CTGCCTCCGGGGATGTCCAGGCCTATCAGATCCGCACTGCTCCCACCAGCACCATCGCCCCGGGCGTGGTCATGGCGTCCTCCCCAGCACTGCCCACTCACCAGACAGCAGAGGAAGCGACTCGCAAGAGAGAAGTGCGCCTCATGAAAAACAG GGAGGCGGCGCGGGAGTGTCGCAGGAAGAAAAAGGAGTACGTGAAATGTCTGGAGAACCGGGTGGCTGTGTTGGAAAACCAGAACAAAACGTTGATTGAAGAACTTAAAGCACTTAAAGACCTCTACTGCCATAAATCAGATTAA